One Pararge aegeria chromosome 4, ilParAegt1.1, whole genome shotgun sequence DNA segment encodes these proteins:
- the LOC120637671 gene encoding choline-phosphate cytidylyltransferase A-like isoform X3 yields the protein MMSSLTMTTTLTNGHHNGTCNGKLETSLNGYRKNGYVKPEPEPCGSSLQTPAPYNDDAMAIAERDRCSYGRIPRAVAIAGTANRRVRVYSDGIYDMFHQGHARQLQQAKAVFPNVYLIVGVCSDRLTHSRKGRTVMTEDERYEAVRHCRYVDEVVRDAPWEYDEEFLEKHKIDFIAHDDIPYTTQDCEDTYAMIKAKDMFVATERTEGVSTSDIVARIVRDYDMYVRRNLARGYSAKELNVSFLNEKKFRLQNKMDELKDKGKKVMTNIGEKRVDILTKWEEKSRELIDAFLLLFGPDGRLTNIWNESKGRLMQALSQPPSPRGSPAPSENGDDPEPLNRGSASPPPPKSRRRCELLWDQQADASSSECIGESEEAVQRQLTDDGSDESDEEYQDTSPYL from the exons ATGATGTCATCTTTAACCATGACGACAACTTTAACGAATGGACACCACAATGGAACGTGCAATGGGAAACTGGAGACTAGTTTAAATGGTTACAGGAAAAATGGATACGTGAAACCAGAACCAGAGCCCTGTGGATCT tCACTGCAGACCCCAGCACCTTACAATGACGACGCAATGGCGATAGCAGAAAGAGATCGATGTTCGTACGGACGCATACCCAGAGCCGTGGCGATCGCCGGCACAGCGAACCGCAGGGTGCGGGTCTACTCGGATGGCATCTACGACATGTTCCACCAAGGGCACGCGAGGCAATTACAGCAAGCAAAGGCTGTGTTCCCAAATGTCTACCTAATTGTAGGAG tctGCAGTGACAGACTAACACATAGCCGCAAAGGGCGTACGGTGATGACCGAAGACGAAAGGTACGAAGCCGTCCGGCATTGCAGATACGTCGACGAG GTAGTGCGCGACGCGCCGTGGGAGTACGACGAGGAGTTTCTGGAGAAGCACAAGATCGACTTCATAGCGCACGACGACATACCCTACACGACGCAGGACTGCGAGGACACGTACGCCATGATCAAGGCTAAGGACATGTTCGTCGCCACGGAGAGAACAGAGG gcgTATCAACGTCGGATATAGTTGCGCGGATAGTACGCGACTACGACATGTACGTGCGGCGGAACCTCGCGCGCGGGTACTCGGCGAAAGAGCTCAACGTCTCATTCCTTAACGAGAAGAAGTTCCGCTTGCAGAACAAGATGGACGAGCTCAAAGATAAAGGCAAAAAG GTGATGACGAACATAGGTGAGAAGAGGGTTGACATCCTGACGAAGTGGGAGGAGAAGTCGCGCGAGCTGATCGATGCGTTTTTGCTACTATTCGGGCCGGACGGCCGCCTCACCAACATCTGGAACGAGTCCAAGGGCCGGCTCATGCAAGCGCTAAGCCAGCCGCCGTCTCCCCGCGGCTCCCCCGCGCCCAGCGAGAACGGGGATGACCCCGAGCCTCTCAACAG AGGTTCAGCGTCCCCACCACCACCAAAGTCGCGGCGTCGTTGCGAATTGTTATGGGATCAACAAGCAG ATGCATCGAGCTCTGAGTGCATTGGGGAGTCGGAAGAGGCCGTACAGCGCCAGCTCACAGACGACGGGTCCGACGAAAGCGACGAAGAGTACCAGGACACCAGCCCGTACCTTTAG
- the LOC120637937 gene encoding protein canopy homolog 3: MFLCKIALLFVCATCIVCSRNEEVKSEEDVGVKYANRCEVCKVLATELQSRLEETGKVHDVIEIGYSLDDVQPRKKTKYQRSELRLIESLDGVCEKILEYNIHKERQDSTRFAKGMSQTFKTLHGLVAKGVKVDLGLPYELWDKPSAEITQMKTQCESLLEDYEDIIEDWYWDLQGKKDLKIHLCSDHALRNSDKSCLFDELVLNSEQVPKESDKILTIKSKDADKTGNLNENDDVDTEEQQKRKIEAVDSVEKLRIKNKHIKEGLSDKPNVRKPENKNSRPRGDRGDGYWTEAVENDKKQLDQEEMLNNEPEMSNEKVWIPEELLSEREEL; the protein is encoded by the coding sequence TGTGtaaaatagctttattatttgtttgtgctACTTGCATTGTTTGCAGTCGCAATGAGGAGGTGAAAAGCGAAgaagacgtaggtgttaaataCGCGAATCGTTGTGAAGTGTGTAAAGTTCTGGCCACGGAGTTGCAAAGCCGACTCGAAGAGACTGGTAAAGTTCATGACGTTATTGAAATAGGATATTCTCTTGACGACGTTCAGCCACGAAAGAAGACTAAATATCAGAGATCCGAGCTGAGATTGATTGAATCCTTAGATGGTGTTTGTGAAAAGATTCTAGAGTACAATATTCATAAAGAACGTCAGGACAGTACTCGGTTCGCAAAGGGCATGAGTCAAACATTCAAAACTCTGCATGGGCTTGTCGCAAAAGGTGTCAAAGTTGATTTAGGGCTCCCTTATGAGTTATGGGACAAGCCATCTGCTGAAATAACACAAATGAAAACACAGTGTGAAAGTCTCCTAGAGGATTATGAAGATATTATAGAAGATTGGTACTGGGACCTACAGGGTAAAAAGGACTTGAAGATTCACTTGTGTAGTGATCATGCATTAAGAAATTCTGATAAGTCTTGCTTGTTTGATGAACTGGTGTTGAATAGTGAGCAAGTGCCTAAAGAATCAGATAAAATCCTAACGATAAAATCAAAAGACGCAGATAAAACGGGGAATCtaaatgaaaatgatgatgttgatactGAAGAACAGCAAAAGCGTAAAATCGAGGCTGTTGATTCAGTAGAAAAGTTGAGGATAAAGAACAAACATATCAAGGAAGGTCTTTCAGACAAACCCAATGTAAGGAAACCAGAAAACAAAAATAGCAGACCTAGAGGTGACCGAGGTGATGGATACTGGACTGAAGCTGTAGAAAATGACAAAAAACAGCTGGACCAGGAGGAAATGCTCAACAATGAACCTGAAATGTCCAATGAAAAAGTATGGATTCCGGAAGAGCTTTTGTCAGAGAGAGAGgaactataa
- the LOC120637671 gene encoding choline-phosphate cytidylyltransferase A-like isoform X1 produces the protein MMSSLTMTTTLTNGHHNGTCNGKLETSLNGYRKNGYVKPEPEPCGSSLQTPAPYNDDAMAIAERDRCSYGRIPRAVAIAGTANRRVRVYSDGIYDMFHQGHARQLQQAKAVFPNVYLIVGVCSDRLTHSRKGRTVMTEDERYEAVRHCRYVDEVVRDAPWEYDEEFLEKHKIDFIAHDDIPYTTQDCEDTYAMIKAKDMFVATERTEGVSTSDIVARIVRDYDMYVRRNLARGYSAKELNVSFLNEKKFRLQNKMDELKDKGKKVMTNIGEKRVDILTKWEEKSRELIDAFLLLFGPDGRLTNIWNESKGRLMQALSQPPSPRGSPAPSENGDDPEPLNRGSASPPPPKSRRRCELLWDQQAGNWMHRALSALGSRKRPYSASSQTTGPTKATKSTRTPARTFRKSCN, from the exons ATGATGTCATCTTTAACCATGACGACAACTTTAACGAATGGACACCACAATGGAACGTGCAATGGGAAACTGGAGACTAGTTTAAATGGTTACAGGAAAAATGGATACGTGAAACCAGAACCAGAGCCCTGTGGATCT tCACTGCAGACCCCAGCACCTTACAATGACGACGCAATGGCGATAGCAGAAAGAGATCGATGTTCGTACGGACGCATACCCAGAGCCGTGGCGATCGCCGGCACAGCGAACCGCAGGGTGCGGGTCTACTCGGATGGCATCTACGACATGTTCCACCAAGGGCACGCGAGGCAATTACAGCAAGCAAAGGCTGTGTTCCCAAATGTCTACCTAATTGTAGGAG tctGCAGTGACAGACTAACACATAGCCGCAAAGGGCGTACGGTGATGACCGAAGACGAAAGGTACGAAGCCGTCCGGCATTGCAGATACGTCGACGAG GTAGTGCGCGACGCGCCGTGGGAGTACGACGAGGAGTTTCTGGAGAAGCACAAGATCGACTTCATAGCGCACGACGACATACCCTACACGACGCAGGACTGCGAGGACACGTACGCCATGATCAAGGCTAAGGACATGTTCGTCGCCACGGAGAGAACAGAGG gcgTATCAACGTCGGATATAGTTGCGCGGATAGTACGCGACTACGACATGTACGTGCGGCGGAACCTCGCGCGCGGGTACTCGGCGAAAGAGCTCAACGTCTCATTCCTTAACGAGAAGAAGTTCCGCTTGCAGAACAAGATGGACGAGCTCAAAGATAAAGGCAAAAAG GTGATGACGAACATAGGTGAGAAGAGGGTTGACATCCTGACGAAGTGGGAGGAGAAGTCGCGCGAGCTGATCGATGCGTTTTTGCTACTATTCGGGCCGGACGGCCGCCTCACCAACATCTGGAACGAGTCCAAGGGCCGGCTCATGCAAGCGCTAAGCCAGCCGCCGTCTCCCCGCGGCTCCCCCGCGCCCAGCGAGAACGGGGATGACCCCGAGCCTCTCAACAG AGGTTCAGCGTCCCCACCACCACCAAAGTCGCGGCGTCGTTGCGAATTGTTATGGGATCAACAAGCAGGTAACTGG ATGCATCGAGCTCTGAGTGCATTGGGGAGTCGGAAGAGGCCGTACAGCGCCAGCTCACAGACGACGGGTCCGACGAAAGCGACGAAGAGTACCAGGACACCAGCCCGTACCTTTAGAAAATCTTGTAATTAG